The following coding sequences are from one Anguilla anguilla isolate fAngAng1 chromosome 12, fAngAng1.pri, whole genome shotgun sequence window:
- the si:ch1073-228b5.2 gene encoding distal membrane-arm assembly complex protein 2 isoform X1 — protein sequence MSFFPASGLYLMKSRGCVRSCVTITSRNLSSAPAPLAPPKLNSKLALFLYQRFHDVEQMVSWSSWLKRWTLRRKNVYYGYTQMHYGDNVAAAYYILCMKGRFRFAGQSDWFQANYRGKFSWDFMNFRDVPIEEVDMSGTLINYSGLDNLESQQGLRSLSLRGCPEVDDWFLSHLHIFQDSLEELDLSHCSQITVGGLASLHHLRKLRRLGLSSLPRLQSPGLVRILLEEVLPHCHISGVEYSQGLDETGTDTGLQTETEINQLTEDHTYTQGPHRQTLTR from the exons ATGAGTTTTTTTCCAGCCAGCGGTTTATATCTG ATGAAGTCACGGGGCTGCGTGAGGTCATGTGTCACTATTACCAGCCGCAACCTGAGCTCAGCTCCTGCACCCCTGGCTCCTCCCAAGCTGAACTCTAAGCTTGCTCTCTTCCTGTATCAGCGGTTCCATGATGTGGAGCAGATGGTTTCCTGGAGCTCTTGGCTAAAGCGATGGACTCTGAGGCGCAAGAACGT TTACTATGGCTACACACAGATGCATTATGGGGACAACGTCGCTGCGGCCTACTACATCCTGTGCATGAAGGGCAGATTCAG GTTTGCTGGGCAGTCAGATTGGTTCCAGGCCAACTACAGAGGAAAGTTCAGCTGGGACTTTATGAATTTCCGGGATGTCCCAATCGAGGAGGTGGACATGAGCGGAACGCTGATTAATTATTCGGGGTTGGACAACCTAG AGAGTCAGCAGGGCCTgcgttccctctctctgcgTGGCTGTCCCGAGGTGGACGACTGGTTCCTGTCCCACCTGCACATCTTCCAGGACAGCCTGGAGGAGTTGGACCTGTCCCACTGTTCACAGATCACCGTGGGAGGGCTGGCCTCCCTGCATCACCTCAG AAAGTTACGGAGACTGggcctctcctccctcccccgcctGCAGAGCCCTGGGCTGGTGCGAATCCTGCTGGAGGAAGTGCTGCCTCACTGTCACATCAGCGGAGTGGAGTACAGCCAGGGCCTGGATGAGACAGGCACTGATACAGGCCtacagactgagactgagatAAACCAGCTCACTGAggaccacacatacacacagggtCCCCACAGGCAAACCCTGACACGATGA
- the si:ch1073-228b5.2 gene encoding distal membrane-arm assembly complex protein 2 isoform X2, whose translation MALLMLMKSRGCVRSCVTITSRNLSSAPAPLAPPKLNSKLALFLYQRFHDVEQMVSWSSWLKRWTLRRKNVYYGYTQMHYGDNVAAAYYILCMKGRFRFAGQSDWFQANYRGKFSWDFMNFRDVPIEEVDMSGTLINYSGLDNLESQQGLRSLSLRGCPEVDDWFLSHLHIFQDSLEELDLSHCSQITVGGLASLHHLRKLRRLGLSSLPRLQSPGLVRILLEEVLPHCHISGVEYSQGLDETGTDTGLQTETEINQLTEDHTYTQGPHRQTLTR comes from the exons ATGGCGCTGCTCATGCTG ATGAAGTCACGGGGCTGCGTGAGGTCATGTGTCACTATTACCAGCCGCAACCTGAGCTCAGCTCCTGCACCCCTGGCTCCTCCCAAGCTGAACTCTAAGCTTGCTCTCTTCCTGTATCAGCGGTTCCATGATGTGGAGCAGATGGTTTCCTGGAGCTCTTGGCTAAAGCGATGGACTCTGAGGCGCAAGAACGT TTACTATGGCTACACACAGATGCATTATGGGGACAACGTCGCTGCGGCCTACTACATCCTGTGCATGAAGGGCAGATTCAG GTTTGCTGGGCAGTCAGATTGGTTCCAGGCCAACTACAGAGGAAAGTTCAGCTGGGACTTTATGAATTTCCGGGATGTCCCAATCGAGGAGGTGGACATGAGCGGAACGCTGATTAATTATTCGGGGTTGGACAACCTAG AGAGTCAGCAGGGCCTgcgttccctctctctgcgTGGCTGTCCCGAGGTGGACGACTGGTTCCTGTCCCACCTGCACATCTTCCAGGACAGCCTGGAGGAGTTGGACCTGTCCCACTGTTCACAGATCACCGTGGGAGGGCTGGCCTCCCTGCATCACCTCAG AAAGTTACGGAGACTGggcctctcctccctcccccgcctGCAGAGCCCTGGGCTGGTGCGAATCCTGCTGGAGGAAGTGCTGCCTCACTGTCACATCAGCGGAGTGGAGTACAGCCAGGGCCTGGATGAGACAGGCACTGATACAGGCCtacagactgagactgagatAAACCAGCTCACTGAggaccacacatacacacagggtCCCCACAGGCAAACCCTGACACGATGA